The DNA window ATCCGCCGTTCACCCCGGAACGGCGCCGCCTACAAGCTCCTGGGCATGGTTTACAAGCGGCGGACGATGTACGATGAAGCCGTCGCCGCCTACCGGGAAGCGCTACGATGGGACGGCGATGCTTCCGAGGTTCACATGAGTCTCGCGGAAATCTTCGTCCGGCAGGAGAAATGGGATCTCGCGATCGGCGAGTACCAGAAGGCCCTCGAACTCGACGCCACCAATTTCGCGGCCCACTATGCGCTGGGTTCCATCTTCGAAATCATGGGCGAAAACGCCCGGGCGATAGACGAGCTGCTCAAGGCGCATCGGATCGACGCAGACGACGAAAGAATCCACAAGAAACTGGAACGGCTCCTGATCAGTTGATCCTCCGACGACGCCCCAGCCGCTTCGTCATCCCGCGCCAGGCCTTCCGGTAGAGCGCGTTACAGGAAGCAGGCTATGGCCCCGTAAAAGAGATCGGCACCGGCATGAAGGTTTGAATGAAGACGAGGATCGCGAGCCAGCCCAGCCACTTGCTGCGCCTAGGCAGCGGCGCGGCATCGTCGATCGGCGCGGGATGCCTGAATCCGCTGAACCTGCCCATCAGAAGCAGCAGCGCCCCGAATACCCACCATCCGGGTGAATAGAGACCCAGCACGGCCAGCGCCAGAAAACTCACCAGCGTCAGGTTCCGCTGGAGGCGTCTCCCCCGGACCGCTCCCCCCGTGAAGGCATAGAGAATATGGCCGCCGTCCAGTTGTCCCACGGGCAGCAGGTTGAGCATGGTGACCAGGCAGCCGAACCAGGCTGCCAGCCCAACCGAATCCAGGTAAATGGTGTAATTCTCGGGCAACGGGCCGTGTATCAGGTAGGCGAGAAACTGAAAAACCAGGGGTTCGCCCAGGTACAGCCCGCCGTCCGTGGGCATGGCGTCCACCCTGGCGCCGAGCAGGCTGTAGGCCATGATTGGGACCGCCACGACGAAACCCGCCACGGGACCGGCCGCGCCGATGTCCATGAGGGCCTGCCTGTGCGGATACGGCGCCTTCGTGACGATAACGGCGCCGAACGTGCCCGGATTCGGGATAATGAAGAAGAAGGGCGAGGGAATGAAATGGGGCAGAGAGGTGCGGACGCCGTACCACCTTGCGTAAAGATAGTGCCCCATCTCGTGGGCCATGAGAATGCCGAGTACGGAAAGGGAGAAGGGCAATCCGTCCAGAAGGAGTCCCGGAAAGCTCAGGAGGGTGACAATCAACACCAGCGGCGGGACCCCGGCGTTCTCCATGATCGTCCCGGAGACGAGGGTCGTCAGCGCGGTACACGCGAACAGGATCGCGGGGCGGCGCCACTGCGTACGCTGGGCCGCCTGGCCCGCCTGGCCCGCCTGGCCCGCTTCGTCCGTTTCCGTTGGGTTCGGGGACGTATCCTGCGAGGGAAGCGGCGCCGGTTCCGGATCTGGTGCGTGTTGCATGTTACCCATCGGCCTTAGATTCCGCCTTCCCGTGACCGCGAGGTCTCTCCTACCGGCCGGAAGCGTCTTCCGACTGGCCCGCCTGTCCGGACTGGAAGAGAAACCGCTTGATCTTGCGCGTGGATGTCTTGGAGAATTCCTCCCTGCGTAGTTCCACTTCCCTGACCCGCTTGTAATCTGCGAGGTTCCTGCAGCGGTCCCGGACCTCCTGGTCGATGAGCGCGGCAAGAGAGTCGTCGTCGGCCGGCACACCCTCCTGTTCGAGATATTCGAAGTCCGGGACTACGACCGCCCGTACGTACTCTTCTCCCGTGTCGGCGTTCTCGGCGCCGAAGACCAGGACCTCGGCGATATAGGGACTGAGGACGAGTTCGCCTTCGACTTCCTCCGGATAGATATTCTTGCCCGCCCGGGTAACGATCACGTTCTTCAGGCGTCCCGCGATGTGCAGATGACCGTCCTCGTCGATCCATCCCGAATCACCCGTGTACAGCGCGCCGTCCTTGAGCACTTCCGCCGTGGCCTCGGGGTTGTTGTAATAGCCCAGCATCACGTTGTCGCCCCGGACGATGAGTTCTCCCACGCCGGTGTCGTCCGGATCCACGACCTCCACTTCCACGCCGTTTATGGGGGGGCCGACGGAGTCGGGCTTCGGAGCCTGTTCCACGCGGTGAACCGATACGACGGGCGAGGTTTCCGTGAGTCCGTAGCCCTGGAGGACGCGCAGGCCCAGGCGGTCGAAGCCCATGGCCACCTCGGGCGGCAGCGCCGCCGCGCCGGAGACGAAGAATCGGATGGTCCCCAGTCCGCCCTTCTCGCGCAGGCTCCTGAACAGGGCCGTGCCCATGCGCTTGTTGAACTTCTCGCCCAGTTTCACCACGCCCATCAGGAGATTGAACACGGTCCGCGTGACGGCGGGTTGCGTGCTGACCTTGCGCATGATCCCCTGAAACATCTTTTCATACAGCAACGGGACGCCCAGCATGATCGTCGCCTTCGAGTCTTTCATGGTGTCGACGATATCCCGCGACTTGAGGCTTCCCACGTAGGATATCATAGCCCCGTTGTACAACGGCGCGAGGAGTCCGGCGGTGCATTCGAACGTATGGTGCAGGGGAAGGACCGATACGAAACTGTCATCGGCAGAAATGGAGATAACCCGGCTGCAGGCCACCACGTTGGACATGATGTTCCGGTGGGAGAGCATCACGCCCTTGGGCTGGCCGGTCGTACCCGAGGTGTAGATCAGGACGGCCAGGTCGTCCGGACTGGCCTGGCTGTCCGGCACCGCCGCGTTCGCTTCGCTGGCCATGACTTCTTCCAGGCTCAGCACGTGTTTCAGATCGGGCAGGGTGCCGGCGATGGAATGCAGGTCGTCGCGGAAGGTATCGGAGACCACGATGGCCCGTGTTCCCGAGTCTTCGAGAATGCGCTGGTATTCCCCGGGTTTCAGCAGCCGGTCGATCGGCACGGCCGTCATCCCGTGCCCGACGATAGCCAGATAGGCGACGCCCCATTCAGGCTGGTTGTCCGCGAGCAGCGCGACCCGGTCGCCGTGCTGCAGGCCGAGGGAGGCCAGCAGCCCGGCCAGCGCGTCGGCCCTGCGGGCGACCTCCGCGCCCGTGAATTCCACGTATTCGCCTTCTCGCTTGATTCGCAGGACGACATGCTCCGCGAATGTTTCACCCAGTTGTTCCTTCAATGCCTTTATGGTAAGTGTAGTATCGGACATATTCCGCTCCCGTGCGATATCAACCCGTACGCGGCCCACCGCGTGTGAACGCAACCGCGCGCGAGAATTTAGTGAAGCGTGTCAGAACATGAATTCGAATTCAGCATCTGTTTGCCGCGATTTCGCCGACGGCGCCGACGACTTTCTCCATATCATCATAGCTGTTGTGCATGGCGCAGGAAATGCGGGCGCCGTGATATCCCCCTTCGTAGA is part of the Gemmatimonadota bacterium genome and encodes:
- a CDS encoding site-2 protease family protein produces the protein MQHAPDPEPAPLPSQDTSPNPTETDEAGQAGQAGQAAQRTQWRRPAILFACTALTTLVSGTIMENAGVPPLVLIVTLLSFPGLLLDGLPFSLSVLGILMAHEMGHYLYARWYGVRTSLPHFIPSPFFFIIPNPGTFGAVIVTKAPYPHRQALMDIGAAGPVAGFVVAVPIMAYSLLGARVDAMPTDGGLYLGEPLVFQFLAYLIHGPLPENYTIYLDSVGLAAWFGCLVTMLNLLPVGQLDGGHILYAFTGGAVRGRRLQRNLTLVSFLALAVLGLYSPGWWVFGALLLLMGRFSGFRHPAPIDDAAPLPRRSKWLGWLAILVFIQTFMPVPISFTGP
- a CDS encoding AMP-binding protein → MSDTTLTIKALKEQLGETFAEHVVLRIKREGEYVEFTGAEVARRADALAGLLASLGLQHGDRVALLADNQPEWGVAYLAIVGHGMTAVPIDRLLKPGEYQRILEDSGTRAIVVSDTFRDDLHSIAGTLPDLKHVLSLEEVMASEANAAVPDSQASPDDLAVLIYTSGTTGQPKGVMLSHRNIMSNVVACSRVISISADDSFVSVLPLHHTFECTAGLLAPLYNGAMISYVGSLKSRDIVDTMKDSKATIMLGVPLLYEKMFQGIMRKVSTQPAVTRTVFNLLMGVVKLGEKFNKRMGTALFRSLREKGGLGTIRFFVSGAAALPPEVAMGFDRLGLRVLQGYGLTETSPVVSVHRVEQAPKPDSVGPPINGVEVEVVDPDDTGVGELIVRGDNVMLGYYNNPEATAEVLKDGALYTGDSGWIDEDGHLHIAGRLKNVIVTRAGKNIYPEEVEGELVLSPYIAEVLVFGAENADTGEEYVRAVVVPDFEYLEQEGVPADDDSLAALIDQEVRDRCRNLADYKRVREVELRREEFSKTSTRKIKRFLFQSGQAGQSEDASGR